Genomic DNA from Porites lutea chromosome 4, jaPorLute2.1, whole genome shotgun sequence:
GGTAAGTTCTTCTTCGGCAGTGTGTGAATGAGTTTACTGATTTCAAAGGGGCGGGACGTTTGCGTCACTTGCTTTGTAATTGTTGTCATAATCCACTGATCTTTAGAACAAATCAGGAAAGGAGGGAGAGGGGTCGTTGTTGCTTGATGCATTGGGCGTAATGTTGGTTCTCACACTAATTTGCATAGACTTTGAATAAAATCGGAATAGTTCGTTAAAATTGGTTGTTATACTGAGAGTCACTATATGGTTGAGTCATAAAATTTTCTCCTTTCAAAGAATGCCTGTCTTCGAGTATGCTTTGCGGTCGTGGTTTCGAATGTTGCTCACTCTTATTTATCGAACTTCCTTTGAAGCATAAAGCGcgaaatttaacaaaatataaTCATCAATAACTCGTAACAATTACTATTCAAAGCTCATTCTACTCCTGTTATTAATCTTACAGAGGTTTGAGCAGATTCATATAGCGTTCAGAAACAAAGCCAACCGGCGCAAAGCATACCGGCCAACAGGAATTCTTTAATGTAAAACTTGTGCACGCTGACTATACGGTAATGATGCCAAACTGATGGAATAATTAGATACTTCCTAGATACAGCTTTTTTCTCTTCCAGCATAGCGATCGCGACTCAGACCCCAGCGATCGCCATTCAGATGCTTTGTCGCGGACGTCTTCTGGATCCCAGGAATCTCTTGGCGCAGCAGAGACGTCGGCAGAATGGCAGCCCACCCCTCAAATACAGCACCGCCTTTATTACCTTAATAATTTCCTCAGAATGGCTACTGAAGGCAGGGTCAGCCCGGTGAGGTCACAGTGCCAATGTGACGTTCTTACTATGTCATCCAGAACCCAGCGCTACTACCGGAAAAAAGCGGAGCAGGCTATCGAAGGCGTGCTTGAATCCATTGCCCCTGGCAACGCCTCCTGGCTCTACCACCAAGTCATGCAACGGCGGATTCGTTTACAAGCGGCCGAGGGTATAGTCGAAGACACGCTGGTTGCCAGACTGGTGATTCTGTATGAGGAAGCCGCCAATTGGTACACGAGACAACAGATCCTGTCGCTTTTCGTGAACGACTACTCGAAGAGCGAGCTATTGGCTTTGATTCCGGGTCTCTCAAAATGGAGAATCGACGAGGCAAGGAAGCACGCTTTCCAAACTAAGCCCGGGCAACCCATTGACCCACCAAGGATCACCAGATGCCGTTTGGATGCTGTGAAAGTTGACCACTTTCTTGACTTCTTGTCCAGTCCATCAGTTCTTCAAGATGTGGCATATGGCACCAGAACTCTTAAACTGGAGAGTGGAGAGAGCTTAGAGATCCCGAACATGGTGCGCACACTTATATCCTCCCACCTAGTGCGCATGTACCTGAACTTTTGTGTAGAGTCCAATTTTGAGCCTCTCGGACGCTCCACGCTCTTCAATATAATCAAGGTACGGATTATAAAACGTTCGTAAAGGACGAATTTTGATCAGGGTTAATTGTAGTTGTAGTAGTGGTGTAGTAGTAGTAATGGTTTGCATTTAGAAATTAGTTTGAAACGAAAgcattttgtttctcttcaggtTTGTGGGGCTTCACTAAAGAAATCGTTAGCCGGTCTTGATAGCACTCAGACAGATGGGGTACAGGCGCTCGCCACTCTTGAAGACATCACTCATCAACTCAAACAAGCCGGTAAGATACAAACACCTTCCATTATTACTGTAGGTGCACGAGTTGTCACAACTTTTAATAAGCTGACGGAGtatcaatatttattattgtgtGTATTTTTTCTATCACAGGACTGGATAGCACAATGGCCGATAACATTCTAATGCGACTCAAAGCAGGTCGGTAGTATCTGAAGACGGATTTCAAGATCCACACAGCCAGCGAATCCCCGTGCGCAGATCACTGCAGAGTGTTCGCCCTCAGTAGGACAGAGAAAGAGTACAACGGTCAGTGCCAACATCAGCATACCATAACCTGTGACCGGTGCGAAGACCTAAAGAATGCTGTCTCAGATCTGCAACTAGCGTTGGATTCAGGTGAAGTACATCTAAGGTAAGAACATCTTTGTGAcagaaaagcagagtttagcaTTTATTGTCAACTAACAACCTAATCCCCAGGGCGCTTTATATGAGTTTCAGTTAGAAATTTTAAATTGCTTTGTGTGGTTCTAAACCTAATGAACatatatgttttaaatgaaacgCAGTTTACGAAAAAAGTGAGATAGTCATCATTGTTTTTTGATAAAACGGctccaaagaaaaatttctgACGCTATCGCGCCGTGATGTTGACAAGCTCTACTCTTTCCCTTTTTAGTCCTGATAAGCGAGAGGAGTTACAGCATGATTTGAGCTGCGCTGCGCCGAGCATAGAAGATTGGAAGTCGCACGTTCTCCGTTCAGTTCACCAGGATGCGGCCAAGAGCGAAATTGTTGATAGCCTGAAACCATCACAGGTTCTGCTAATAATAGACTGGGCGATGAAGTTTATTCCCACCAGCTTTCGCGAAACGCAGCGCGACTGGTTTGGAAAGAAGGGGAAGTCCTGGCATCTCTCGGTGGCCATCACTAAAGCAGAAGATGGAACAATTGAGGTAGAAATCATGTGCCTACTCTTCTGTCTTTATCGCTCACTGACCACTATAAACTAGTTTCTCGTGAGCGCGGTCTTTGTTGCGCTAACCGATTGCAAAATTGGATAACTGATAAGAATGCCAGGCCGAGAAAAGACGCGAAAGCTTAAATTCCTAATCGTGAATTTCAACATTTCATTGCTTTCGACACTTATATCAAGATAAAACGTTGGCGACGCACGTAAGCGCGCGCAAAAGCGCATGGGACGGAGTACATTTTTAATCCAAATAAAAGGCCATAAACATTCTCGAAAAAAGCAGACCTTCCCGGGTGTTATCTCTGTTTCAAGTCAAAATGCGCAGGTTAATACTCCATTAGCCCTTGACTGTGACCAGGTCCCTTGGCGCACTATTCATGGTAAAAAATGCTTTACTATTATGATTTTCAGACACGTACATATATCCACTTATTTGATGAATGCAATCAAAACTGGTTCAGCGTTGCCTCCATCATCGAAGATTCACTAACCACCATGAAGCGACAGAAACCTAGACTGAATGAAGCTTTCCTAAGATCTGACAACGCAGGCTGTTATCACTGCGCATTTCTTCTTCTCAGTCTTCCAAGCCTTGGACAGCGGGTTGGTGTCCGCATAGCTCGTTATGACTTCAGTGAGGCCCAAGCTGGGAAAGACATATGTGACCGCCGAGCCGCCGCATTGAAGAGCCACATTAGGCGCTACATTAATGAAGGCAATGACGTCAAGACAGCAAGTGACATGAAAGCTGCTATTGACTCGCATGGGGGCGTCAAAGGCTGCTACTCAGTGGTGTGCAAGGTTGACGAAAGGTCCCAAAACATGACCAAGCACTCGCTGAGTGGCATACAGTCTTTGAACAACTTCGTGTTCACTGAAAGTGGAGAGATGATCGCTTGGCGGGCCTACAATGTCGGACCCGGAAAGGTCTTTTCCGCGGCGTCGCTAGCGCGTCTCGGTACCCCTCAAGGCCCGACAAACTTACAAGTTCTCCAGGCATTCAATAGTCCTGACATACTGACTGGTGTCTTCCGTGCATCTTCCAGCACGCAAGAACAGCAGCCCGCAGCACCTCCAACGGACCCTATAGCCGTAGAACGGATTCAGCTTGAAGAAGAAGAGCGTGTGGCCTTTAGCTGCCCAGAGGAGGGTTGCATAAAAGTTTACCAAAGTCACAGCAACCTTCAGCGTCACCTCGATGCCGGGAAACACCTTCTCGCGTTAGAGAGAGAGTCTACGTACGACGTGATAAAGAAAAAGTGGGCAGAGACCTGCAAGTCAATTTCTGGTAGCTACGTGGAAGCAGCTCAGCCGCCCACATCTGCATCCGCCTCAGTTTCCCACAGCCAGTCGGAAGACCCGCTGCCAACAGCTTACATGGGCTGGGCATTAAAAAAGACCAAGAAGTCTGTTCATTTCACCACTAAAGTGCGCCAATTTTTGCGTGAAGTCTTCCTTCAAGGAGAGGACACCGGGAATAAAGCAGCGGCTGAGGATGTAGCAGCACGAATGAGGTCCGTGCGAACCGCTGAGGGAACGAAGGTATTTACCAAAGACGAGTGGCTGACATCTACCCAGATCTCCGGATATTTCAGAAGAATGGCCGCATTAAAGAGGAGTGGGGGTCTTCATAGAAGAGAGGAGGTGAGGCCAGCGCCAACAGAACCGGTACCCGAGGGAGGAGAAAGCGAAGATGAGGAGGAAGACCCATATGAGGCTGAAGCTCCCCTTATCAGAACACGGCTTCAAATCAGGAGGGAGCTAGAACTGTAACTTTACTTTCGATGAGAGTGTTTGTCTGTTTGATTATAtctattttgacttttgtcttTGATAGTTCTTACAAAGGACAGTTCTTTAGGGCACAAGTCACAAAAACACgaagttgattttgttttcagtatagCAAGGTCTTTCTGATAAAGTTTTCTGCATCAAGATGCAATGTGGCGTGCAAGTTTCAAGCAAATGTATTATTCCTTTATTAGATGAACAAAAGTCAGTTTCATTATACGATCATTCTAACCTTCAAATACAGACAATGTAAGCATTGTGATAGAGTTCTGTGACTCTCGTGTTTCACTTAGCGATGAGTAAGTTCCGTCACGAAGTTCACTTATACAATAATAGAGGTCATCATTAAGCCGTCGATTGTCTCTTTCATGgcttaagacaaacaaaagcttttgaaatggttcaatttcattaaattttatAGTGTGTAACCATTTTGCTGCATTTTGTACCTGTTGCTGTCTTTATTACCGAATTAGCGAgttatgatgaaaaaaaaaatgaagt
This window encodes:
- the LOC140934562 gene encoding uncharacterized protein, whose translation is MKFIPTSFRETQRDWFGKKGKSWHLSVAITKAEDGTIETRTYIHLFDECNQNWFSVASIIEDSLTTMKRQKPRLNEAFLRSDNAGCYHCAFLLLSLPSLGQRVGVRIARYDFSEAQAGKDICDRRAAALKSHIRRYINEGNDVKTASDMKAAIDSHGGVKGCYSVVCKVDERSQNMTKHSLSGIQSLNNFVFTESGEMIAWRAYNVGPGKVFSAASLARLGTPQGPTNLQVLQAFNSPDILTGVFRASSSTQEQQPAAPPTDPIAVERIQLEEEERVAFSCPEEGCIKVYQSHSNLQRHLDAGKHLLALERESTYDVIKKKWAETCKSISGSYVEAAQPPTSASASVSHSQSEDPLPTAYMGWALKKTKKSVHFTTKVRQFLREVFLQGEDTGNKAAAEDVAARMRSVRTAEGTKVFTKDEWLTSTQISGYFRRMAALKRSGGLHRREEVRPAPTEPVPEGGESEDEEEDPYEAEAPLIRTRLQIRRELEL